From Thalassotalea euphylliae, the proteins below share one genomic window:
- a CDS encoding dUTP diphosphatase — protein sequence MSTQTVATTQISQMLAMQDAMNSRVSDTWRENGYEWYRAIWVECAEMLDHHGWKWWKHQEIDVPQVQLELVDIFHFGLSLRLMTGASVDDIATTLTDELAHTSDETDFKLALEQLASAAVSNREFNAQAFADCMRLMHMDLDELFRQYVGKNTLNFFRQDYGYKEGTYIKVWHGKEDNEVLADVVAKLDTSANDFQQQVYDALAANYPS from the coding sequence ATGAGCACACAAACTGTCGCCACGACACAAATTAGCCAAATGTTGGCGATGCAAGATGCAATGAATAGCCGAGTCAGTGACACTTGGCGCGAGAATGGTTACGAGTGGTATCGCGCCATCTGGGTTGAGTGTGCGGAAATGCTGGATCACCACGGCTGGAAATGGTGGAAGCACCAAGAAATTGACGTGCCTCAAGTACAGCTGGAATTGGTCGACATTTTCCACTTTGGTTTAAGCCTGCGCTTAATGACGGGCGCAAGTGTTGATGACATTGCGACCACGCTTACCGATGAACTGGCACACACCAGCGATGAAACCGACTTCAAATTAGCGCTAGAGCAGCTGGCATCGGCTGCCGTTAGTAACCGTGAGTTCAACGCGCAAGCATTTGCTGACTGTATGCGATTAATGCATATGGATTTAGATGAACTGTTTCGTCAATACGTTGGTAAAAACACACTGAACTTTTTCCGCCAAGATTACGGCTACAAAGAAGGTACTTACATCAAAGTATGGCACGGTAAAGAAGATAACGAAGTATTGGCAGACGTGGTCGCTAAGCTTGATACAAGCGCCAATGACTTCCAGCAGCAAGTGTACGATGCGCTAGCCGCCAATTACCCAAGCTAG
- a CDS encoding DUF885 domain-containing protein yields the protein MIKTIFKRLLLGLLVLLVLAGAFAAHEWKAEKPFIFRAFLDRTLIQFAFESPETLTSLGFLESLGIKDHNAKLDDNSPARADELYEKIPEIKRVLLSYDDSSLSESDKLSKEITLYLLEFGEESEQFRYHNYPVNQLFGVQNGYPSFMEAQHQVHTVEDAENYLARLEAVRVKFAQSLAGIQLRTEKGILPPRFVVDRVLDEMKAFVATPAQENILYTSLTSKLDEAQDVSAQDKSRLLASAESNINDYVYPAYDLFIEYFERIKPQTGTDDGFWRLPNGDKAYQSALKFFTTTDYTADEIHQIGLAEVARIQDEILAILTQEGFDTAQGFSTAIEALAADERFYYEDSDEGRAQILIDYQKILDEIEMGLDDAFRIRPKAGMEVVRIPEFKEKTSPGAYYQQPAIDGSRPGRFFANLYDIKATPKYGMRTLAYHEGIPGHHFQIAISMELEGLPFIRKISPFTAYTEGWALYTEQLAWELGFQENPFDNIGRLQAELFRAVRLVVDTGIHAKRWTREHAIDYMKANTGMAQSDVVSEIERYIVMPGQATAYKVGMMKILELRERAKEVLGERFDLRDFHDVVLKNGAVPLDILERLIEQYIEST from the coding sequence ATGATAAAAACTATCTTCAAACGTTTACTACTTGGCTTGTTGGTACTGCTAGTGCTTGCAGGCGCATTCGCTGCACACGAATGGAAAGCCGAAAAGCCCTTTATTTTTCGAGCCTTTCTCGATCGCACCCTCATTCAATTTGCCTTTGAAAGCCCAGAAACCCTAACGTCATTAGGCTTTTTAGAGTCGCTAGGCATCAAAGATCACAACGCCAAGCTCGATGACAACAGCCCTGCCCGAGCCGATGAGTTGTATGAGAAAATCCCTGAGATCAAACGGGTTTTACTCAGCTATGACGATAGCAGCCTTTCTGAGAGTGACAAGTTATCAAAGGAAATCACCCTATACTTGCTGGAGTTTGGTGAAGAATCAGAGCAGTTTCGTTATCACAACTACCCAGTAAACCAATTATTCGGTGTGCAAAATGGCTACCCAAGCTTTATGGAAGCGCAACACCAAGTTCACACGGTTGAAGATGCAGAAAATTACCTCGCAAGGCTGGAAGCAGTTCGCGTCAAGTTCGCACAGAGTCTGGCAGGCATCCAACTGCGTACAGAAAAAGGGATTTTACCGCCGCGCTTTGTCGTCGATCGCGTACTTGACGAAATGAAGGCGTTTGTTGCCACACCCGCGCAAGAGAACATTCTTTATACCTCGTTAACAAGTAAACTCGATGAAGCGCAAGACGTTAGCGCACAAGATAAGTCTCGACTCTTGGCAAGTGCAGAGAGCAATATTAACGACTACGTTTACCCTGCCTATGATCTGTTTATTGAATACTTTGAGCGTATCAAGCCACAAACGGGCACTGACGATGGTTTTTGGCGACTACCCAATGGTGACAAAGCTTACCAATCCGCGCTTAAATTCTTCACCACAACAGACTACACCGCTGACGAGATTCACCAAATTGGTTTAGCTGAAGTGGCGCGCATTCAAGATGAAATTCTCGCTATCTTAACGCAAGAAGGTTTTGACACTGCGCAAGGGTTTAGCACCGCTATCGAAGCTCTTGCTGCTGACGAACGCTTTTACTATGAAGACAGCGACGAAGGCCGCGCACAAATTCTTATCGACTACCAAAAAATCCTCGATGAAATTGAAATGGGTCTCGACGATGCATTTCGCATTCGCCCAAAAGCGGGCATGGAAGTGGTACGCATTCCTGAATTTAAAGAAAAAACATCGCCGGGTGCTTATTATCAACAACCGGCGATAGACGGCTCTCGCCCAGGTCGCTTTTTTGCCAACCTTTACGATATCAAAGCAACGCCCAAATACGGTATGCGCACCTTGGCATATCACGAGGGTATTCCGGGCCACCATTTCCAAATCGCCATTTCAATGGAGCTAGAGGGCCTACCTTTTATTCGTAAAATTTCCCCCTTTACGGCATATACCGAAGGTTGGGCACTTTACACCGAGCAATTGGCGTGGGAGCTCGGCTTCCAAGAAAATCCATTCGACAATATTGGTCGCCTACAGGCGGAGTTGTTCCGCGCTGTTCGCTTAGTCGTTGATACAGGTATTCACGCTAAGCGTTGGACACGTGAACATGCCATCGATTACATGAAAGCGAACACGGGAATGGCGCAATCTGATGTAGTCTCAGAAATCGAGCGTTATATTGTCATGCCAGGTCAAGCGACGGCGTACAAAGTGGGGATGATGAAAATTCTCGAACTGCGCGAGCGTGCTAAGGAAGTGCTAGGTGAGCGCTTTGATCTGCGCGATTTCCACGATGTCGTTCTGAAAAATGGTGCGGTACCGTTAGACATCCTCGAACGCCTAATTGAGCAATATATCGAAAGCACTTAA
- a CDS encoding class II aldolase/adducin family protein, producing the protein MTALAKPTQATVKNLTRGSEQFEVPKPPVFDDVMAQRQYDKQRLASAFRVFAMKGFDEGLAGHITVRDAVEPDSFWVNPLAVHFSQIKASDLVRVDHQGNIVEGHHPINNAAFAIHSRIHEARPDVNAVAHAHTTYGRAFASLGIKLEPISQDACMFYNNHGLFSEFTGVVAVAEEGDLIAKALGQGSGVILQNHGLLTVGKSVDAAAANFVIMDSCCHSQLLAQAAGELALIPEEVAIQTQKINGSDYVTWGNYQPMYAQVLAQDNSFLA; encoded by the coding sequence ATGACTGCACTTGCTAAGCCGACACAAGCCACGGTTAAAAATTTGACGCGCGGTAGTGAGCAATTTGAAGTACCAAAACCGCCTGTATTTGATGATGTGATGGCGCAGCGTCAGTATGATAAGCAGCGTTTGGCTTCTGCGTTTCGCGTATTTGCCATGAAGGGATTTGACGAAGGGTTAGCAGGGCATATTACTGTGCGTGATGCGGTCGAGCCTGATTCCTTTTGGGTCAACCCACTTGCCGTGCACTTTTCGCAAATCAAAGCGTCAGATTTAGTGCGTGTCGATCACCAAGGCAACATTGTCGAAGGGCATCATCCAATCAATAATGCCGCTTTTGCTATTCACTCTCGTATTCACGAAGCGCGACCGGATGTCAATGCCGTTGCTCATGCCCACACCACTTATGGCCGCGCGTTTGCTTCGTTAGGCATTAAGCTTGAACCTATTTCTCAAGATGCTTGCATGTTTTACAACAATCACGGCTTGTTTAGCGAGTTTACCGGTGTTGTTGCTGTGGCTGAAGAAGGGGACTTGATTGCCAAGGCACTGGGACAAGGCTCGGGGGTTATTTTGCAAAATCACGGTTTACTCACTGTCGGTAAAAGTGTTGATGCCGCAGCTGCTAACTTTGTCATCATGGATAGTTGCTGTCACAGCCAATTGCTCGCACAGGCGGCGGGCGAGTTGGCGCTAATACCAGAAGAGGTTGCGATACAGACACAAAAAATTAATGGCTCAGACTATGTGACTTGGGGGAATTACCAGCCTATGTATGCGCAAGTATTGGCACAGGACAATAGCTTTTTGGCGTAA